One genomic window of Roseofilum capinflatum BLCC-M114 includes the following:
- a CDS encoding ABC transporter permease, with protein sequence MNSTLSYNLRGLLGNEVFLYISKRVLQGLITLLLASALSFTIIQLAPGNYIDTLRQNPQISPETLEQLSQQFGLDKPAYEQYFRWLWRILRHGDFGRSFVYQRSVSSLLWDRMANTLLLAIVSLAINWAIALPLGIVAALKQNTKLDQSLRVLSYVGQGIPSFVTALVLLFFAQSVSPLLPVGDMTSIYFSDLTLPGKILDIGWHMILPVLALSITGFAGLQRLTRGQFLDVLRQDYIRTARAKGLPENRVIYVHALRNAINPLITLLGFEFASLLSGSFITEFFFNWPGLGRLILSAVQSQDLYLIMASLMMGAVMLIIGNLIADLMLKFADPRIRLEDLK encoded by the coding sequence ATGAACTCTACCCTCTCCTACAATCTCCGGGGACTTTTGGGTAATGAAGTCTTCCTTTACATTAGCAAGCGAGTTTTACAAGGATTAATCACCCTTTTATTAGCCTCCGCCCTCAGCTTTACCATTATCCAACTGGCTCCTGGCAACTATATCGATACCCTGCGGCAAAATCCCCAGATTTCTCCTGAAACCCTGGAACAACTCTCCCAACAATTTGGCTTAGATAAACCCGCCTATGAACAGTATTTTCGCTGGCTCTGGCGTATCCTGAGACACGGGGATTTTGGACGGAGTTTTGTCTATCAGCGCTCTGTTTCCTCTCTGCTATGGGATCGGATGGCTAATACCCTATTGTTAGCGATTGTCTCTCTAGCCATCAATTGGGCGATCGCCCTTCCATTAGGCATTGTCGCTGCTCTCAAACAAAACACCAAACTCGATCAAAGTCTACGAGTTCTCAGCTATGTTGGCCAAGGAATTCCCAGTTTTGTGACTGCCCTTGTTCTCCTCTTTTTTGCCCAAAGTGTATCCCCCCTCTTACCCGTCGGAGACATGACCAGTATTTATTTCTCTGACCTCACGTTACCCGGCAAAATCCTCGATATTGGTTGGCACATGATCTTACCCGTATTAGCCCTCAGCATCACCGGATTTGCTGGACTCCAGCGCCTCACCAGAGGACAATTTTTAGACGTTTTGCGCCAAGATTATATCCGCACTGCCCGCGCCAAAGGATTACCGGAAAATCGCGTCATTTATGTCCATGCCCTCCGCAATGCCATTAACCCCCTCATCACCCTTTTAGGCTTTGAATTTGCCAGCTTATTAAGCGGTTCTTTCATTACCGAATTTTTCTTCAACTGGCCAGGATTAGGGCGCTTAATCCTCAGTGCTGTCCAATCCCAGGATTTATACTTAATTATGGCCAGTCTGATGATGGGCGCAGTCATGCTCATTATCGGCAACTTAATCGCCGACCTGATGTTAAAATTTGCTGACCCTCGCATTCGCTTAGAAGACCTGAAATAA
- a CDS encoding adenine phosphoribosyltransferase, protein MDIQDIQALIRDIPDFPKPGILFRDITTLLKHPQGFRSTIDLLAQRCGELSPDYILGMESRGFIFGTPVAYQLNCGFIPVRKPKKLPAPVYQQSYDLEYGQDQLEMHQDALKEGDRVVVVDDLIATGGTAKATAELIEQAGAVLAGFVFVIELEALEGRKNLPDVPISSLIQY, encoded by the coding sequence ATGGATATTCAAGACATTCAGGCTCTGATTCGGGATATTCCCGATTTTCCGAAACCGGGGATTTTGTTTCGTGATATTACCACCCTGTTGAAGCATCCCCAAGGGTTTCGCAGCACCATCGATCTGTTAGCTCAACGCTGTGGGGAACTCTCTCCGGACTATATTCTGGGCATGGAGTCACGGGGCTTTATTTTTGGTACACCAGTGGCGTATCAATTGAATTGTGGCTTTATTCCAGTACGCAAACCGAAAAAGCTGCCAGCCCCCGTTTACCAACAGAGTTACGATCTCGAATATGGTCAAGATCAGTTAGAAATGCATCAAGATGCTTTAAAAGAGGGCGATCGCGTCGTCGTTGTCGATGATTTAATTGCCACGGGTGGAACCGCAAAAGCCACAGCAGAACTTATCGAGCAAGCCGGAGCCGTCTTAGCCGGATTCGTCTTCGTCATTGAATTAGAAGCCTTGGAAGGGCGCAAAAACCTCCCGGATGTCCCCATTTCCAGCCTGATTCAATACTAA
- a CDS encoding DUF3038 domain-containing protein yields MQTNSPPLNTTPLILENLVDPPLNSPECPRRTRWHLDLILLALEALDLGGSEAMLAASQSLHLQDIIQNRVTLWRLRSTNPFRRAHMRRSLSLEEAKALVAIAATLARKRTVLIRQLLVAYDQLQERHLSVEHHFRLSEYLDRFRAHFRSRMNLKRSALTPYQDDQTLNELGISLLSQLLFCTGTKGMQRLWISLFDGEVA; encoded by the coding sequence ATGCAAACCAACAGTCCACCCCTCAATACTACTCCCCTAATTCTGGAGAATTTGGTCGATCCGCCCCTCAATTCCCCAGAATGTCCCCGTCGTACTCGCTGGCATCTCGATCTCATTTTACTGGCTCTCGAAGCCCTCGATTTAGGTGGCTCAGAAGCCATGCTCGCCGCATCCCAAAGTCTACACCTGCAAGACATCATTCAAAATCGTGTCACTCTATGGCGCTTACGCAGCACGAACCCCTTTCGCCGTGCCCATATGCGCCGTTCTCTCAGTTTAGAAGAAGCCAAGGCATTAGTGGCGATCGCCGCTACCCTCGCCCGCAAACGCACCGTCCTCATCCGTCAACTGCTCGTTGCCTACGACCAACTCCAAGAAAGACACCTCTCTGTAGAACATCATTTTCGCCTTTCCGAATATTTGGATCGCTTCCGGGCCCATTTCCGCTCCCGTATGAACCTCAAACGCTCTGCCCTCACCCCATACCAAGACGATCAAACCCTAAATGAACTGGGCATATCCCTACTCAGTCAACTCCTATTTTGCACCGGAACCAAAGGAATGCAACGACTGTGGATCAGCTTATTTGATGGAGAAGTGGCATGA